The DNA region TCATACACCTTCAAATCTGTCTGTTCAAGCAATTCTTTCGCTTTGCTGATCCGTATGTGGGTCAAAAAATTCAAATATGTTTCCCCTGTCTTTTGTTTGAAATATTGGCTTAAGTAATACGGGTTCATATAAAAGCGGGCAGCTAATTCGGCCAGGCTGATAGGTTCATCATAATGGTCTGTGACATATTCCTTGATCTCTGAGATCATGTCCTTTTTCTTGGGAGTACGTTGTTCCAGCAAAAATCCAATGATTCCACCAATGACTTCCACCATCCACTGCTCCAGAGACGCTAGCGTCTTAAACCGTGAAATCTCCTCCAAAGATAACAACTGACGACTTAACAACTTGTTCTGCTGAAGCTGCTGAAAAGATACTTTTCGAATGCTAAGCAAAAGGATGTTCAGGCATTGCAGCTGGAGATCTGCCGGACTGAAACCTGGGTCAGCTTCTATTCTTCTAAAGATCCGATGGATCATATCCACGCTATCCCTTTCATCCAGGTTGTCGATGGCAGCCTCCAGGTCCGCGATCATCTCCTCTGTAACCAGCTCGCTTTTCCCTGTCCGATTCATGATCTGGGTAAACGAAATGATGGGCTCTGCGCCCTTGATCACTTGATAGCTGAGGGCATTTCGCGCCTCTTCAAAGGATTGGCTAATTCCACCAGGCCGATTCTGAACGCTGCCGATGCCAATCACGCTGAAGACGTTCAGTTGTCTGAACAGAATCTCATGAAGGCGCTGTGCCGTGTTAACCATATCTCTGCTCTCCAAAGCTGCATTGTGGATCACAATCACTGCAATTTGTGCACCTGTATAGCGAAAACGATAAACACTACCGTACTGTCTAAACACCAGATCAATCTGTCTAAATACAGGATCAAAACCGAGCTCTTTTAGACCGTCTGCCTTACTGCGGATTTCAATCAGGATACAAGTAAATTGTGTGCCCTCCTTAGGCATGCATCCGATCCTTTGCAGCTCCTCTGCAATTTCGGTATGGTCGTTCCCCATATCCAGAATATCTCGCAAGCCATCTTCCTGCATACGGTGATGTGATGCCAGTTTTAATGCATCCATTTCCTGGACTTTGCTTCGCTCTATTTGAATTGTATCCATGACCTGACAAACACAGTCACGCAATTCCTGTTCCTCAACCGGCTTATTGATGTAAAAATTTACACCCAGCTTCATGCCTTTCCGGGCATATTCAAAGTCCGCATATCCACTTAGCAAGATGAATTTGCTCTGAATGTCGACCTCTTTGAGCATTTGGATCATTTCCAGTCCACCCGCCTGCGGCATTCGAATATCGGTAATAACGATGTCCGGCTGCCATTTTTGAATCAGCTCGAAGCCTTCACGTCCATTATAAGCTGTTCCGACCACTTCACATTCCGGAATATAGCGATCTATCATCTTTTTGAGTCCATCCAATATCCCTTTTTCGTCATCTACCAAAATCAGTTTCATTTCTCTCACCTT from Paenibacillus sp. JNUCC-31 includes:
- a CDS encoding response regulator is translated as MKLILVDDEKGILDGLKKMIDRYIPECEVVGTAYNGREGFELIQKWQPDIVITDIRMPQAGGLEMIQMLKEVDIQSKFILLSGYADFEYARKGMKLGVNFYINKPVEEQELRDCVCQVMDTIQIERSKVQEMDALKLASHHRMQEDGLRDILDMGNDHTEIAEELQRIGCMPKEGTQFTCILIEIRSKADGLKELGFDPVFRQIDLVFRQYGSVYRFRYTGAQIAVIVIHNAALESRDMVNTAQRLHEILFRQLNVFSVIGIGSVQNRPGGISQSFEEARNALSYQVIKGAEPIISFTQIMNRTGKSELVTEEMIADLEAAIDNLDERDSVDMIHRIFRRIEADPGFSPADLQLQCLNILLLSIRKVSFQQLQQNKLLSRQLLSLEEISRFKTLASLEQWMVEVIGGIIGFLLEQRTPKKKDMISEIKEYVTDHYDEPISLAELAARFYMNPYYLSQYFKQKTGETYLNFLTHIRISKAKELLEQTDLKVYEICHKVGYSDAQHFARMFEKWTGFKPRDYRKSLAKQ